The following proteins are encoded in a genomic region of Populus nigra chromosome 16, ddPopNigr1.1, whole genome shotgun sequence:
- the LOC133675653 gene encoding pachytene checkpoint protein 2 homolog: protein MATTPMDISIQKSIETTTTHDVSDGHGVSFPSSSPSPIHTHHKFLVSVEVCLKPSSTARIEDVRLAVERMLEKRSLSYADGPIPVPIDDQFLFENVQRISVCDTDEWVTNHDILLFWQVKPVVHVFQLSEEGPCEELSGDGQLSSFNEWILPAMEFDGMWESLIYESGLKQRLLRYAASALLFTEKGVNPFLVSWNRLILLHGPPGTGKTSLCKALAQKLSIRFNSRYPQCQLIEVNAHSLFSKWFSESGKLVAKLFQKIQEMIEEENNLVFVLIDEVESLAAARKAALSGSEPSDSIRVVNALLTQMDKLKASPNVIILTTSNITAAIDIAFVDRADIKAYVGPPTLQARYEILRSCLQELLRTGIVSNFQDSDHLVLPDYSTLREKLNAPTEAQPVLNFCKQLLEAAEACEGMSGRSLRKLPFLAHGALSNPYSCNASEFLCAMIDTARREHSELPES from the exons ATGGCAACAACTCCCATggatatatcaattcaaaaatctATCGAAACCACCACAACCCATGATGTATCCGATGGACATGGTGTCTCTTTTCCCTCCTCATCCCCTTCCCCCATTCACACTCATCACAAATTCCTCGTTTCTG tTGAGGTTTGCTTAAAACCCTCAAGCACCGCTCGCATTGAAGATGTTCGGTTAGCTGTTGAAAG AATGCTTGAAAAGAGGAGTTTAAGCTATGCTGATGGACCAATTCCGGTGCCAATTGATGACCAATTTCTATTTGAAAATGTACAAAGAATAAGTGTCTGCGATACAG ATGAATGGGTGACCAATCATGATATTCTTCTTTTCTGGCAAGTCAAACCTGTTGTACATGTCTTTCAG CTTAGTGAGGAAGGACCATGTGAGGAGCTAAGTGGGGATGGCCAACTTTCTAGCTTTAATGAATGGATCCTTCCAGCTATGGAATTTGATGGGATGTGGGAAAG CTTAATTTATGAATCTGGGCTCAAGCAAAGGTTGCTGCGGTATGCAGCCAGTGCATTGCTCTTTACTGAAAAGGGTGttaatccttttcttgtttcatGGAATCG CCTTATTCTCTTACATGGACCTCCAGGGACTGGGAAGACATCTTTATGTAAAGCATTGGCTCAGAAACTATCAATACGATTTAACTCCAG ATACCCCCAATGCCAATTGATTGAAGTGAATGCTCATTCTTTGTTTAGCAAATGGTTCTCTGAAAGTGGCAAGCTG GTTGCAAAGCTTTTCCAAAAAATACAGGAAATGATAGAGGAAGAAAACAATCTGGTATTTGTTTTGATTG ATGAAGTTGAAAGCCTTGCTGCTGCTAGAAAAGCTGCATTATCTGGTTCTGAACCTTCAGATTCTATTCGA GTTGTGAATGCTCTATTAACGCAGATGGACAAATTGAAAGCATCACCAAATGTGATCATCCTGACTACATCAAATATAACTGCTGCTATTG ATATTGCATTTGTTGATCGAGCTGACATCAAAGCATATGTTGGTCCTCCAACTCTTCAAGCTCGTTATGAAATTCTAAGATCCTGCTTGCAAGAACTCCTGCGAACAGGAATAGTATCAAATTTCCAG GACTCTGACCATCTCGTGCTTCCAGATTATTCAACCTTGAGAGAGAAATTAAATGCACCAACCGAAGCTCAGCCTGTGCTGAACTTTTGCAAGCAATTGCTTGAAGCTGCAGAGGCATGTGAG GGGATGAGTGGAAGATCATTAAGAAAACTTCCATTTTTGGCGCATGGAGCTCTTTCAAATCCATACAGTTGTAATGCTAGCGAATTCTTGTGTGCAATGATAGATACAGCAAGGAGGGAGCATTCTGAGCTACCTGAATCCTGA
- the LOC133675352 gene encoding pentatricopeptide repeat-containing protein At3g48250, chloroplastic, with product MNRARTILKCLRLYSSVCSNQLSTTRSLSTQVTHFSFSPFSLRALSNHSHNTTYRFNTHQKLYFSSKPNSIVELLSTNEWSAELENDLESLSPSWTHETVIYVLKKLDKDPQKAWDFFNWVSERNGFRPSSLLYSLVLRIVVSKDSMKKFWITIKKMKEEGFYIDEETYLTIMGICKKEKMANDVAALKHFYDRMIDENAKDNVVKDVVRIILEREWNKEIEKKLVGMRIVLTDNFVIRVLKELRSYPVKALRFFQWVDRREGYQHNTVTYNALVRVLGRDDSIGEFWSVVDEMKNAGYEMDIDTYIKISRQFQKIKLMEDAVRLYEFMMDGPFKPSVQDCYILLRSVAASDNPDLDLVSRVVDRYKATGNSLSKSVYDGMHRSFTSAGKFDEAEKIVKAMRDAGYEPDNITYSQLVFGLCKSKRLEEACKVLDEMEAGGCIPDIKTWTILIQGHFAANQVDKGLLCLVKLTEKNTDPDADLLDVLVKGFLSQRKMDGAYTFLVEMVNKLRLVPWQATYKLLIEKLLQVRKLEEATDLLRLMKKHNYPPFPEPFDQYISKFGTVEDAVNFFKVLSVKEYPSSVAYLRMLDSFLREGRDSEARDLLFKCPHHIRKDHKISKLFGSAKTGDKTA from the coding sequence ATGAATCGAGCGAGAACAATCCTTAAATGTCTTAGACTCTACAGCTCGGTCTGCTCGAATCAGCTTTCCACAACGCGGTCACTCTCCACTCAGGTGACTCacttctctttctctcctttctctttGCGCGCTCTCTCAAATCATTCTCATAATACTACTTACCGGTTCAATACCCATCAAAAGCTATACTTCTCATCAAAACCAAACTCAATTGTAGAGCTTTTATCGACAAATGAATGGTCTGCAGAGTTGGAAAACGATTTGGAAAGTTTGAGTCCCTCCTGGACCCATGAGACAGTCATCTATGTTTTGAAGAAACTAGATAAAGACCCACAAAAGGCGTGGGATTTCTTTAATTGGGTCAGTGAGAGAAATGGGTTCAGACCCAGTTCCTTGCTTTATAGTTTAGTTCTTAGAATAGTTGTTAGCAAGGATTCAATGAAGAAGTTTTGGATTAccataaagaaaatgaaagaagaaggGTTTTATATTGATGAAGAAACTTATTTAACCATTATGGGGAtctgtaaaaaagaaaaaatggctAATGATGTGGCGGCTTTGAAGCATTTTTATGATAGGATGATTGATGAGAATGCTAAGGATAATGTAGTGAAGGATGTTGTTCGTATTATTTTGGAGAGAGAGTGGAATAAGGAGATTGAGAAAAAATTGGTGGGAATGAGAATTGTGTTGACGGATAATTTTGTGATTAGAGTATTGAAGGAGCTTCGGAGTTATCCTGTGAAAGCCTTGAGGTTCTTCCAATGGGTTGATAGGCGTGAAGGGTATCAACACAATACTGTTACGTATAATGCCCTTGTGAGGGTTCTTGGTAGGGATGACTCGATTGGGGAATTTTGGAGTGTTGTTGATGAGATGAAGAATGCGGGTTATGAGATGGATATCGACACTTATATAAAGATTTCGAGGCAGTTTCAGAAAATCAAGTTGATGGAGGATGCTGTCAGGCTTTACGAATTTATGATGGATGGCCCATTTAAGCCCTCAGTTCAAGATTGCTATATTCTTCTACGGAGCGTCGCGGCAAGCGATAATCCAGATTTGGATTTGGTTTCTAGGGTTGTAGATAGATACAAGGCAACAGGAAATTCCCTTTCTAAATCTGTTTATGATGGGATGCATAGGTCCTTCACGAGTGCAGGGAAGTTTGATGAGGCAGAAAAGATTGTGAAAGCTATGAGAGATGCAGGGTATGAGCCCGACAACATCACATACAGTCAGTTGGTTTTTGGACTCTGTAAATCAAAGAGATTGGAAGAAGCATGCAAGGTTTTGGATGAAATGGAAGCAGGAGGATGCATTCCAGATATCAAGACTTGGACCATTTTGATTCAAGGGCATTTTGCTGCTAATCAAGTTGACAAGGGATTATTGTGTCTTGTCAAGTTGACAGAGAAAAACACTGATCCTGATGCTGATTTGCTGGATGTGTTAGTAAAAGGTTTCCTCAGTCAAAGGAAGATGGATGGTGCTTACACATTTCTTGTGGAGATGGTGAACAAGCTTCGTTTGGTACCTTGGCAAGCTACTTATAAACTTCTAATTGAAAAGCTCTTACAAGTAAGAAAGCTCGAAGAAGCAACAGACCTTCTACGCTTAATGAAGAAGCATAACTACCCGCCTTTTCCTGAGCCTTTTGATCAATATATATCCAAGTTTGGGACTGTGGAGGATGCTGTGAATTTCTTTAAGGTGCTAAGTGTGAAGGAGTATCCATCATCTGTCGCCTACCTTCGAATGTTGGATTCCTTTTTAAGAGAAGGCAGAGATTCTGAAGCCAGAGATCTGTTGTTCAAGTGCCCTCACCATATCCGTAAAGATCATAAAATCAGCAAACTTTTTGGTTCTGCAAAGACGGGTGATAAGACTGcttga